From a single Leclercia sp. AS011 genomic region:
- the rne gene encoding ribonuclease E encodes MKRMLINATQQEELRVALVDGQRLYDLDIESPGHEQKKANIYKGKITRIEPSLEAAFVDYGAERHGFLPLKEIAREYFPSNYNAHGRPNIKDVLREGQEVIVQIDKEERGNKGAALTTFISLAGSYLVLMPNNPRAGGISRRIEGDDRTELKEALASLELPDGMGLIVRTAGVGKSAEALQWDLGFRLKHWEAIQKAAESRPAPFLIHQESNVIVRAFRDYLRQDIGEILIDNPKVLELARQHIAALGRPDFTSKIKLYTGEIPLFSHYQIESQIESAFQREVRLPSGGSIVIDSTEALTAIDINSARATRGGDIEETAFNTNLEAADEIARQLRLRDLGGLIVIDFIDMTPVRHQRAVENRLREAVRQDRARIQISHISRFGLLEMSRQRLSPSLGESSHHVCPRCSGTGTVRDNESLALSILRLIEEEALKENTKEVHAIVPVPVASYLLNEKRAAVSAIEARLSGVRCVIVPNDQMQTPHYSVLRVRKGEETSTLSYMLPKLHEEEMALPSDEEYAERKLPEQPALAAFVMPEAPPAPAQETVVAKPAAAKPAAEVSQSAEQPGLLSRFFSALKKMFAGEEPQPAPAPVEKKEEKQERSPDRRKRQNNRRDRNERRDNRSENNEGREGSESRDNRESRDNRDNREGRERREGRDDNRRNRREKPQQNAEERETRQPVSEEADKGRQRDEQQPRRERNRRRNDDKRQAQQEVKALNREEETVQDADQEERVQVMPRRKQRQLNQKVRFESQTEEAAVEIAAPQIEPAQSTELAKVDLPAVIETAPEQEETGEGRDNAGMPRRSRRSPRHLRVSGQRRRRYRDERYPLQSPMPLAIACASPEMASGKAWIRYPVARPQEQQFDEQNVAVDAVAPVAPVVDEVITEAAAVVIPEPQVVEVETSHPEVIAAPVTEQPQIIAPEDAVVAEQVVEDAKAAEPVEITEEAVEPQPVVEVEVETEVQPEVEIDVEPVAEEKPEVAEVKAPEVKPAPAVQVNPELHHATAPMTRAPAPEYVPEAPRHSDWVRPAFDFDGKGSAGGHSATHQATAPATRPQPAE; translated from the coding sequence AAGAAGAGTTGCGTGTCGCCCTTGTGGATGGGCAGCGTCTGTACGATCTGGATATCGAAAGTCCTGGACACGAACAGAAAAAAGCGAACATTTACAAAGGCAAAATCACCCGCATTGAACCCAGCCTTGAAGCCGCATTTGTTGACTACGGTGCCGAGCGTCATGGTTTCCTCCCCCTGAAAGAGATCGCTCGCGAATACTTCCCTTCTAACTATAACGCCCATGGCCGCCCGAACATCAAAGATGTGCTGCGTGAAGGCCAGGAAGTTATTGTTCAGATCGATAAAGAAGAGCGTGGCAACAAGGGTGCCGCACTGACCACCTTTATCAGTCTGGCAGGCAGCTATCTGGTACTGATGCCGAACAACCCGCGTGCGGGCGGTATCTCTCGCCGGATTGAAGGCGACGATCGTACCGAGCTGAAAGAAGCGCTGGCCAGTCTTGAACTGCCCGACGGCATGGGTCTGATTGTCCGTACCGCAGGCGTAGGCAAATCTGCCGAAGCGCTGCAGTGGGACCTCGGCTTCCGCCTGAAGCACTGGGAAGCGATTCAGAAAGCCGCTGAAAGCCGCCCTGCTCCATTCCTGATCCACCAGGAAAGCAACGTCATCGTGCGTGCCTTCCGTGACTACCTGCGTCAGGACATCGGTGAAATTCTGATTGATAACCCGAAAGTGCTTGAGCTGGCTCGCCAGCACATTGCCGCGCTGGGTCGTCCTGATTTCACCAGCAAAATCAAACTGTACACCGGTGAAATCCCGCTGTTCAGCCACTACCAGATCGAATCTCAGATTGAATCCGCCTTCCAGCGTGAAGTTCGTCTGCCGTCCGGCGGCTCTATCGTTATCGACAGCACCGAGGCGCTGACCGCCATCGACATCAACTCCGCGCGTGCTACCCGCGGCGGTGATATCGAAGAAACGGCGTTCAACACCAACCTCGAAGCGGCCGATGAGATTGCCCGTCAGCTGCGTCTGCGTGACCTCGGCGGCCTGATCGTTATCGACTTCATCGATATGACGCCAGTCCGTCACCAGCGCGCGGTGGAAAACCGTCTGCGTGAAGCGGTACGTCAGGATCGTGCGCGTATCCAGATCAGCCACATCTCCCGTTTTGGTCTGCTGGAGATGTCCCGTCAGCGTCTGAGCCCGTCCCTCGGTGAATCCAGCCACCACGTCTGCCCACGCTGTAGCGGCACCGGCACCGTGCGTGACAACGAATCTCTGGCGCTCTCTATCCTGCGTCTGATTGAAGAAGAAGCGCTGAAAGAGAACACCAAAGAAGTCCACGCCATTGTGCCTGTGCCGGTTGCCTCCTACCTGCTGAACGAAAAACGTGCTGCGGTTAGTGCTATCGAAGCGCGTCTGAGCGGCGTGCGCTGTGTGATCGTCCCTAACGACCAGATGCAAACCCCGCACTACTCTGTGCTGCGCGTGCGTAAAGGCGAAGAGACATCCACCCTGAGCTACATGCTGCCGAAGCTGCATGAAGAGGAGATGGCCCTGCCTTCCGACGAAGAGTACGCCGAGCGTAAGCTTCCGGAACAGCCAGCCCTGGCCGCGTTTGTGATGCCAGAAGCGCCACCTGCCCCAGCGCAGGAGACCGTGGTCGCCAAACCGGCAGCAGCTAAACCTGCGGCAGAAGTCAGCCAATCTGCTGAACAGCCTGGCCTGCTGAGCCGCTTCTTCAGCGCGCTGAAGAAAATGTTTGCTGGCGAAGAGCCACAACCAGCCCCGGCACCGGTTGAGAAGAAAGAAGAGAAACAGGAGCGTTCACCGGATCGTCGTAAACGTCAGAACAACCGTCGTGACCGCAACGAGCGCCGCGATAACCGTTCCGAAAATAACGAAGGTCGTGAAGGCAGCGAAAGCCGCGACAATCGCGAGAGCCGTGATAATCGCGATAACCGCGAAGGGCGTGAGCGCCGTGAAGGTCGTGACGATAACCGTCGCAACCGTCGCGAGAAGCCGCAGCAGAACGCGGAAGAGCGCGAAACTCGCCAGCCGGTCAGCGAAGAGGCTGACAAAGGCAGACAGCGTGATGAGCAACAGCCACGCCGCGAGCGCAACCGTCGTCGTAATGATGACAAGCGCCAGGCGCAGCAGGAAGTTAAAGCGCTGAATCGCGAAGAAGAGACCGTGCAGGATGCCGATCAGGAAGAACGCGTTCAGGTCATGCCGCGCCGTAAGCAGCGCCAGCTGAACCAGAAAGTGCGTTTCGAGTCTCAGACCGAAGAAGCAGCAGTTGAAATCGCAGCACCTCAGATTGAACCAGCCCAGAGCACCGAGCTGGCGAAAGTTGACCTGCCTGCGGTTATCGAAACGGCACCTGAGCAGGAAGAGACCGGTGAAGGCCGTGACAACGCAGGTATGCCGCGTCGTTCACGTCGCTCCCCACGTCATCTGCGCGTGAGCGGTCAGCGTCGTCGTCGTTATCGTGACGAGCGTTACCCGCTGCAGTCGCCGATGCCGCTGGCTATCGCCTGTGCATCGCCAGAAATGGCCTCTGGTAAAGCCTGGATCCGTTATCCGGTTGCCCGTCCTCAGGAGCAGCAGTTTGACGAGCAGAACGTTGCTGTCGACGCGGTTGCCCCGGTAGCGCCAGTCGTTGATGAGGTTATCACCGAGGCGGCGGCAGTGGTTATCCCTGAACCGCAGGTTGTTGAAGTCGAAACTTCACATCCGGAAGTGATTGCCGCGCCTGTGACAGAACAGCCGCAGATTATCGCTCCTGAAGATGCCGTCGTCGCGGAACAGGTTGTGGAAGACGCTAAGGCTGCTGAGCCGGTGGAAATCACCGAGGAAGCCGTTGAACCTCAGCCGGTAGTGGAAGTTGAAGTGGAAACTGAAGTTCAGCCTGAAGTTGAAATTGACGTTGAACCTGTTGCGGAAGAGAAACCTGAAGTCGCTGAAGTCAAAGCGCCGGAAGTGAAGCCAGCACCAGCCGTTCAGGTTAACCCAGAACTTCACCACGCCACTGCGCCAATGACCCGCGCCCCGGCACCGGAATATGTTCCGGAAGCCCCACGTCACAGCGACTGGGTACGCCCGGCGTTTGATTTCGACGGCAAAGGCTCTGCAGGCGGTCACAGCGCCACGCACCAGGCAACAGCGCCTGCTACGCGCCCGCAGCCAGCTGAATAA
- a CDS encoding LysR family transcriptional regulator: MKRSERIDRVELMRTFVRIIETGSLSAAAVQMATTQATVSRRLQSLETLLGVRLILRTTHAMKLTDDGERCYQHARRVIDSWHALEDEVGQTEDEPVGVLRVRAPHAFGQEQLLEPLTAFLLRYPRLNVEWMLNDRSADFLSDNIDCAIRVGAEIDPGTVSVLLAEVPRCIVASPELLARHDPVGKPEDLSALPWVALNTFYRQHVELFHSGAPQPLRVAISPRLSTDSLYVARKSALTGLGVAVVSSWTVEADIREGRLVHLLPDWQPAALPVHLVYPWSRYYPARLRRFLEMMREVMPAIAGMRRPGQKP, from the coding sequence ATGAAGCGTTCAGAGCGTATAGACAGGGTCGAACTGATGCGAACTTTTGTGCGCATCATTGAGACAGGCTCTCTTTCCGCCGCCGCCGTGCAGATGGCCACTACCCAGGCTACCGTGAGCCGTCGCCTGCAGTCGCTGGAGACGCTGCTCGGCGTGCGTCTGATCCTGCGTACCACCCATGCCATGAAGCTGACCGACGACGGCGAACGCTGCTACCAGCATGCCCGTCGGGTGATCGACAGCTGGCATGCGCTGGAAGATGAAGTCGGGCAGACGGAAGATGAACCCGTGGGCGTGCTCCGTGTTCGCGCCCCCCACGCCTTCGGGCAGGAGCAGCTGCTGGAGCCATTAACGGCATTTTTGCTGCGCTATCCACGCCTCAACGTAGAGTGGATGCTCAACGATCGTTCAGCCGATTTTCTGAGTGACAATATCGACTGCGCTATCCGGGTGGGGGCGGAGATCGACCCGGGCACGGTGTCGGTATTACTGGCCGAGGTGCCGCGCTGTATTGTTGCCTCTCCCGAGTTGCTCGCCCGCCATGACCCGGTCGGGAAGCCAGAGGATCTCTCTGCGCTGCCCTGGGTGGCACTGAATACCTTTTATCGCCAGCACGTGGAGCTATTCCACTCAGGTGCACCGCAACCGCTGCGGGTGGCAATCTCGCCCCGGCTGAGCACCGACAGCCTGTACGTGGCGCGGAAAAGCGCATTGACCGGGCTGGGGGTGGCGGTGGTATCAAGCTGGACGGTAGAAGCCGATATCCGTGAAGGCAGGCTAGTGCACCTGCTGCCCGACTGGCAGCCGGCCGCGTTGCCGGTGCATCTGGTCTATCCGTGGTCACGCTACTATCCGGCACGTCTGCGCCGTTTTCTGGAGATGATGCGAGAGGTGATGCCTGCAATCGCCGGGATGCGCAGGCCGGGACAGAAGCCATAA
- a CDS encoding MFS transporter, with the protein MNTSPLTPAVSRWVIFILAIGAGFSVASIYYAQPLLPLMGADLHLSIEGMGMVPTLTQAGYALGILFLLPLGDRYDRRTLIVVKSIALAGLLLACSLTGQIHSLLLVSLLIGMAATMAQDIVPAAAILAPAGKQGKTVGTVMTGLLLGILLSRTVSGVVGEAFGWRVMYQLAAVSIAILAAVMWLILPRFAVPSNLRYPELMRSMAHLWRRYPALRRAALAQGFLSVAFSAFWSTLAVMLMEHYQLGSAVAGGYGIAGAAGALAAPLAGGLADKLGAGKVTQLGAALVTISFALMFLMPALGVQGQLVLIAISAVGFDLGLQSSLVAHQNLVYGLEPQARGRLNALLFTGVFIGMALGSALGSQLYTMAGWPGVIALATVTAAIALVIRLAESARTSSAVVQNS; encoded by the coding sequence ATGAACACCAGCCCATTAACCCCAGCCGTCAGCCGTTGGGTCATTTTTATCCTCGCCATTGGCGCCGGATTTAGCGTTGCTTCTATCTATTATGCCCAGCCGCTGCTGCCGCTGATGGGTGCCGATCTGCATCTCAGCATTGAAGGGATGGGGATGGTGCCGACGCTGACTCAGGCAGGTTATGCGCTGGGGATCCTGTTCCTTCTGCCGCTGGGCGATCGCTATGACCGCCGCACCCTGATAGTGGTAAAAAGTATCGCTCTGGCGGGGCTGCTGCTGGCCTGTAGCCTGACGGGGCAGATCCACTCTCTGCTGCTGGTCAGCCTGCTGATTGGGATGGCGGCCACCATGGCGCAGGATATCGTTCCGGCGGCGGCAATTCTTGCCCCGGCAGGTAAACAGGGGAAAACCGTCGGGACGGTGATGACCGGCCTGCTGCTGGGGATCCTTCTCTCCCGTACGGTGAGCGGCGTGGTCGGTGAAGCCTTCGGCTGGCGCGTGATGTATCAGCTGGCAGCAGTAAGCATTGCGATCCTGGCCGCCGTGATGTGGTTGATTTTACCCCGCTTCGCGGTTCCGTCGAACCTGCGTTATCCGGAATTGATGCGTTCCATGGCGCACCTGTGGCGTCGTTATCCGGCGCTGCGTCGTGCCGCGCTGGCGCAGGGCTTCCTCTCTGTCGCCTTCAGCGCCTTCTGGTCTACCCTGGCGGTGATGCTGATGGAACACTATCAGCTGGGTAGCGCCGTCGCCGGTGGGTACGGCATTGCCGGTGCCGCAGGTGCCCTGGCCGCCCCGCTGGCGGGCGGTCTGGCCGATAAACTCGGTGCCGGTAAAGTCACCCAGCTCGGTGCCGCCCTGGTGACCATCTCCTTTGCCCTGATGTTCCTGATGCCCGCCCTCGGCGTACAGGGGCAGTTGGTCCTGATTGCGATCTCTGCGGTAGGTTTTGATCTCGGCCTGCAATCAAGCCTGGTCGCCCATCAGAATCTGGTTTACGGTCTGGAGCCGCAGGCTCGGGGGCGTCTGAACGCTCTGCTCTTCACCGGCGTGTTTATCGGGATGGCGCTGGGTTCCGCGCTCGGTAGTCAGCTGTATACGATGGCAGGCTGGCCGGGTGTGATTGCCCTGGCGACGGTTACGGCAGCCATCGCGCTGGTTATCCGTCTGGCAGAAAGCGCCCGCACCAGCAGCGCAGTTGTGCAGAATTCCTGA
- the flgL gene encoding flagellar hook-associated protein FlgL, whose protein sequence is MRISTQMMYQQNMRGITDSQSKWLSYGEQMSTGKRVNRPSDDPIAASQAVVLSQAQSQNSQYTLARSFASQRVGLEESVLSQVTKAVQSAQDKIISAGNGSLSDNDRSSLATDLQGIRDQLVNLANSTDGNGRYIFAGYKTDAPAFDEATAKYNGGDTPIRQQVDSARNMQISHTGSEVFESFTSNAVPEPDGSTPEKNLFKIIDNAIAALNTPVSDDQDKMDQLNLDIDKANRGLRNSLDNVLTVRADLGTKLTELDALDTLGSDRALGQTQQMSDLVDVDWNAAISSYTMQQAALQASYKAFSDMQGMSLFQLNK, encoded by the coding sequence ATGCGTATTAGCACCCAGATGATGTATCAGCAGAACATGCGTGGGATCACCGATTCCCAGAGCAAGTGGCTGAGTTACGGTGAGCAGATGTCCACCGGTAAACGTGTCAACCGTCCGTCTGACGACCCGATCGCCGCCTCGCAGGCGGTGGTGTTGTCGCAGGCGCAGTCGCAGAACAGCCAGTACACGCTGGCGCGCTCTTTCGCCTCTCAGCGAGTAGGACTGGAGGAGAGCGTGCTGAGTCAAGTGACCAAGGCGGTGCAATCGGCGCAGGATAAAATTATCTCTGCCGGTAACGGCTCCCTGAGCGACAACGACCGTAGCTCCCTTGCTACCGATCTGCAGGGTATCCGCGATCAGCTGGTCAACCTGGCAAACAGTACCGACGGTAACGGACGCTATATTTTTGCCGGTTATAAAACGGACGCCCCGGCGTTTGATGAAGCGACCGCCAAATATAACGGCGGCGACACGCCTATCAGACAGCAGGTCGATTCCGCGCGTAACATGCAGATCAGTCATACCGGTAGTGAAGTGTTTGAATCCTTTACCAGCAATGCTGTGCCAGAGCCGGATGGTTCTACCCCGGAAAAGAATCTGTTTAAAATTATCGATAACGCCATTGCCGCGCTGAATACGCCAGTCAGTGACGATCAGGATAAGATGGACCAGTTGAATCTGGATATCGATAAGGCGAACCGCGGCTTGCGTAACTCGCTGGATAACGTCCTGACCGTACGTGCTGACCTGGGGACCAAACTGACCGAACTCGATGCCCTCGATACGCTGGGCAGCGATCGTGCGTTAGGCCAGACCCAGCAGATGAGCGATCTCGTAGACGTTGACTGGAACGCGGCGATCTCTTCCTACACCATGCAGCAGGCTGCACTTCAGGCATCCTACAAAGCGTTCAGCGATATGCAGGGTATGTCTCTGTTCCAGCTGAATAAGTAA
- the flgK gene encoding flagellar hook-associated protein FlgK, which translates to MSSLINSAMSGLSAAQAALNTASNNISSYNVTGYTRQTTVLSASNSTLTGGGWVGNGVYVSGVQREYDSFITNQLRAAQNQSSALTTRYQQMSKIDDVLSGSTNSLATTMQDFFSSLQTLVSNAEDPAARQTVLGKADGLVNQFKVNDQYLRDQDKQINIAIGTSVDQINNYAKQIANLNDQISRLTGVGAGASPNNLLDQRDQLVSELNQIVGVEVSVQDGGTYNVSFGNGYNLVQGSTSNQLAAVKSSADPSRTTVAFVDGTSGPVEIPEKLLTSGSLGGMLTFRTEELDAARNTLNQLALSFANAMNTQHAKGFDADGEAGEKLFDIGAPAVLANSKNTGSAAVTAKVDMANYSKVQATDYKMEFDGSSWKITRLSDKTTITATDDGSGNLSFDGLTVNVSGAAKNKDSFIVKPVASAIVNMDLAISDESKLALASDATGGESDNRNGQALLDLQNSKVVGGNKTFNDAYASLVSTVGSKTATLKTSSTTQANVTTQLSNQQQSISGVNLDEEYGNLQRFQQYYLANAQVLQTASTLFDAIINIR; encoded by the coding sequence ATGTCCAGTTTGATCAACAGCGCCATGAGTGGCCTCAGTGCGGCACAGGCTGCGCTGAATACCGCCAGTAATAACATTTCAAGCTACAACGTGACGGGCTATACCCGTCAGACGACGGTGCTGAGCGCCTCAAATAGCACCCTGACAGGCGGCGGTTGGGTTGGCAACGGCGTGTATGTCTCCGGGGTACAGCGCGAATATGATTCATTCATTACCAACCAGCTGCGCGCTGCGCAGAACCAGAGCAGCGCCCTAACCACCCGCTACCAGCAGATGTCCAAAATTGACGACGTGCTGTCCGGCAGCACCAACAGCCTGGCGACCACCATGCAGGACTTCTTCAGCAGCCTGCAGACCCTGGTCAGCAATGCCGAAGATCCGGCAGCGCGCCAGACGGTGCTGGGCAAGGCCGATGGCCTGGTGAACCAGTTTAAGGTGAACGATCAGTATCTGCGCGATCAGGATAAGCAGATCAACATCGCGATCGGCACCAGCGTTGACCAGATCAACAACTACGCCAAACAGATTGCCAACCTGAACGATCAGATTTCCCGTCTGACCGGCGTGGGTGCAGGGGCTTCCCCGAACAACCTGCTCGATCAGCGCGACCAGCTGGTGAGCGAGCTGAACCAGATCGTGGGCGTCGAAGTCTCTGTCCAGGACGGCGGCACCTATAACGTCTCCTTCGGCAACGGCTACAACCTGGTCCAGGGCAGCACCTCCAACCAGCTGGCGGCGGTAAAATCCAGCGCCGATCCATCCCGTACCACGGTGGCCTTTGTTGATGGCACCTCTGGCCCGGTTGAGATCCCGGAAAAACTGCTGACCAGCGGTTCGCTGGGCGGCATGTTGACCTTCCGTACCGAAGAGCTCGACGCTGCGCGTAACACCCTGAACCAGCTGGCGCTCTCTTTTGCTAACGCGATGAATACCCAGCACGCAAAAGGCTTTGACGCAGATGGCGAGGCCGGCGAAAAATTATTTGATATCGGTGCACCTGCGGTACTGGCCAACAGCAAAAATACGGGCTCGGCTGCCGTGACTGCGAAAGTTGACATGGCCAACTACAGCAAAGTGCAGGCGACTGATTACAAGATGGAGTTTGATGGCTCCAGCTGGAAGATCACCCGCCTCTCCGATAAAACCACGATCACCGCCACCGATGACGGCAGCGGTAATCTCTCCTTCGATGGCCTGACGGTCAACGTATCGGGCGCGGCGAAAAATAAAGACAGCTTTATCGTTAAGCCTGTCGCCAGTGCCATTGTCAATATGGATCTGGCCATCAGCGATGAGTCAAAACTGGCGCTGGCCTCTGACGCGACGGGCGGTGAAAGTGATAACCGCAACGGTCAGGCGCTGCTGGATCTGCAGAACAGCAAAGTGGTTGGCGGCAACAAAACCTTTAACGATGCCTATGCCTCTCTGGTGAGTACCGTCGGCAGCAAAACGGCGACGCTGAAAACCAGCAGCACTACCCAGGCAAACGTGACGACGCAGCTGAGCAACCAGCAGCAGTCGATCTCCGGGGTTAACCTCGACGAAGAGTACGGCAACCTGCAGCGTTTCCAGCAGTACTACCTGGCCAATGCCCAGGTGCTGCAAACCGCCAGCACGCTCTTCGACGCAATAATTAATATTCGCTAA
- the flgJ gene encoding flagellar assembly peptidoglycan hydrolase FlgJ, with protein sequence MLTDSKLLSSAAWDTQSLNDLKAKAGKDPAGNIRPVARQVEGMFVQMMLKSMREALPKDGIFSSDSTRLYTSMYDQQIAQQMTSGKGLGLADVIVKQMAAAQGVPPEEAPQQVPMKFDLEKVTSYQNQALTQMVRKAVPKAPESNDEPLTGDSKDFLAQLSLPARLASQQSGVPHHLILAQAALESGWGQRQIRRENGEPSFNIFGVKATGSWKGPTTEITTTEYENGEAKKVKAKFRVYSSYLEALSDYVGVLSRNPRYAAVTQAATAEQGAQALQNAGYATDPQYARKLTSMIQQLKAMGEKVSKAYSNDIENLF encoded by the coding sequence ATGCTGACCGATAGCAAACTGCTGAGCAGCGCGGCCTGGGATACCCAGTCGCTCAACGACCTGAAAGCCAAAGCGGGCAAAGATCCGGCGGGTAACATCCGCCCGGTGGCCCGCCAGGTGGAAGGGATGTTTGTCCAGATGATGCTGAAAAGCATGCGTGAGGCGCTGCCGAAAGACGGCATCTTCAGCAGCGACTCAACGCGTCTGTACACCAGCATGTATGACCAGCAGATTGCGCAGCAGATGACCTCCGGTAAAGGGCTCGGGTTGGCCGATGTGATCGTAAAGCAGATGGCGGCCGCCCAGGGCGTGCCGCCGGAAGAGGCACCGCAGCAGGTACCGATGAAGTTCGATCTGGAAAAGGTGACCAGCTATCAAAACCAGGCCCTGACCCAGATGGTGCGTAAAGCGGTACCGAAAGCACCAGAAAGTAACGATGAACCGCTCACCGGGGACAGCAAAGACTTCCTGGCCCAGCTCTCGCTGCCGGCGCGTCTTGCCAGCCAGCAGAGCGGGGTGCCGCATCACCTGATTCTGGCCCAGGCGGCGCTGGAATCTGGCTGGGGGCAACGGCAGATCCGTCGGGAGAATGGCGAGCCAAGCTTCAACATCTTTGGCGTGAAGGCGACGGGAAGCTGGAAAGGGCCAACCACCGAGATCACCACCACTGAATATGAAAACGGTGAGGCGAAGAAAGTTAAAGCGAAGTTCCGCGTCTACAGCTCCTATCTGGAAGCGCTTTCAGACTATGTCGGTGTGTTGAGCCGCAACCCGCGCTACGCGGCAGTGACCCAGGCGGCGACGGCAGAGCAGGGTGCCCAGGCGTTGCAGAACGCAGGCTACGCGACCGATCCGCAGTATGCCCGCAAGCTGACCAGCATGATCCAGCAACTCAAAGCGATGGGTGAGAAAGTCAGCAAAGCCTACAGCAACGATATCGAAAATCTGTTCTGA
- a CDS encoding flagellar basal body P-ring protein FlgI: MCKSLFGILLVLVATVAQADRIRDLTSVQGVRENSLIGYGLVVGLDGTGDQTTQTPFTTQSLNNMLSQLGITVPAGTNMQLKNVAAVMVTASYPAFSRQGQTIDVVVSSMGNAKSLRGGTLLMTPLKGVDSQVYALAQGNILVGGAGASAGGSSVQVNQLNGGRITNGAIIERELPTQFGSGNTINLQLNQDDFTMAQQIADTINRGRGYGSATALDARTVQIRVSSGGSNQVRLLADIQNMEVNVTPQDAKVIINSRTGSVVMNREVTLDNCAVAQGNLSVTVNRSANVSQPDTPFGGGETVVTPQTQIDMRQSGGSLQSVRSSANLNNVVRALNALGATPIDLMSILQSMQSAGCLRAKLEII; the protein is encoded by the coding sequence ATGTGCAAATCCCTCTTCGGGATCCTGTTGGTGCTGGTGGCAACCGTTGCCCAGGCCGACCGTATCCGCGATCTCACAAGCGTTCAGGGCGTACGAGAAAACTCCCTGATCGGCTACGGCCTGGTGGTCGGGCTGGACGGCACGGGTGACCAGACGACCCAGACCCCGTTCACCACCCAGAGCCTGAACAACATGCTCTCCCAGCTCGGCATCACGGTGCCGGCCGGCACCAACATGCAGCTGAAAAACGTGGCGGCGGTTATGGTTACCGCCTCCTACCCGGCATTCTCCCGCCAGGGGCAGACCATCGACGTGGTGGTCTCCTCCATGGGTAACGCTAAAAGCCTGCGTGGCGGTACGCTGCTGATGACCCCGCTGAAAGGCGTCGACAGCCAGGTCTACGCCCTCGCGCAGGGTAACATTCTGGTCGGCGGGGCGGGTGCCTCCGCAGGCGGCAGCAGCGTGCAGGTTAACCAGCTTAACGGCGGGCGTATCACCAACGGGGCGATCATTGAGCGTGAACTGCCAACCCAGTTCGGGTCCGGCAACACCATCAACCTGCAGCTGAACCAGGACGATTTCACGATGGCGCAGCAGATCGCGGACACCATTAACCGCGGCCGCGGCTATGGCAGCGCCACGGCGCTGGATGCCCGCACCGTGCAGATCCGCGTTTCCTCCGGAGGCAGCAACCAGGTTCGCCTGCTGGCGGATATCCAGAATATGGAAGTGAACGTCACGCCGCAGGATGCCAAAGTGATCATCAACTCCCGTACCGGGTCGGTGGTGATGAACCGTGAAGTGACCCTGGATAACTGCGCCGTGGCGCAGGGCAACCTGTCGGTCACCGTCAACCGCTCGGCTAACGTCAGCCAGCCGGATACGCCGTTTGGCGGCGGGGAGACCGTGGTAACGCCGCAGACCCAGATTGATATGCGTCAGAGCGGCGGCTCGCTGCAGAGCGTGCGCTCCAGCGCCAACCTGAACAACGTGGTGCGGGCGCTGAACGCGCTGGGCGCGACCCCGATCGATCTGATGTCGATTCTGCAATCGATGCAGAGTGCAGGCTGCCTGCGCGCCAAACTGGAAATTATCTGA
- the flgH gene encoding flagellar basal body L-ring protein FlgH: MQKLAAIRYPIVTLLAVTLTGCAWVPSQPLVQGATSAQPIPGPTPVANGSIFQTAQPINYGYQPMFEDRRPRNIGDTLTIQLQENVSASKSSSANASRDGKTNFGFDTVPRYLEGLFGNARADAEASGGNSFNGKGGANASNTFSGTLTVTVDQVLANGNLHVVGEKQIAINQGTEFIRFSGVVNPRTISGSNTVPSTQVADARIEYVGNGYINEAQNMGWLQRFFLNLSPM, encoded by the coding sequence ATGCAAAAACTCGCGGCGATTCGTTATCCGATAGTGACCCTTCTGGCCGTTACCCTCACCGGTTGCGCATGGGTTCCGTCTCAACCTCTGGTGCAGGGTGCGACTTCCGCCCAACCCATTCCTGGCCCGACGCCGGTCGCGAATGGCTCTATTTTCCAGACAGCGCAGCCGATTAACTACGGTTATCAGCCGATGTTTGAAGACCGTCGCCCGCGCAATATCGGCGATACGCTGACCATCCAGCTCCAGGAAAACGTCAGCGCCAGCAAGAGCTCGTCAGCGAATGCCAGCCGGGACGGGAAAACCAATTTTGGCTTCGATACCGTGCCGCGTTACCTCGAAGGTCTCTTCGGTAATGCTCGCGCCGATGCCGAGGCTTCTGGCGGCAACTCCTTTAACGGTAAAGGCGGCGCCAATGCCAGCAACACCTTTAGCGGCACCCTGACGGTTACCGTCGACCAGGTGCTGGCGAACGGCAATTTACATGTCGTGGGTGAAAAACAGATCGCCATTAATCAGGGCACTGAGTTCATTCGCTTCTCGGGTGTGGTTAACCCTCGCACCATCAGCGGCTCCAATACCGTACCGTCCACCCAGGTGGCGGATGCGCGCATCGAGTACGTCGGTAACGGCTACATCAATGAAGCGCAGAATATGGGCTGGTTGCAGCGTTTCTTCCTTAATTTATCTCCGATGTAA